One Osmerus mordax isolate fOsmMor3 chromosome 16, fOsmMor3.pri, whole genome shotgun sequence genomic window carries:
- the kcnj9 gene encoding G protein-activated inward rectifier potassium channel 3, translating to MALENSAFTSRPGSLSLPATEKGEEPVDEAKEVTTATGVFNVSEELGHVVTTETAPPSEPPVKVNRSFQSKLAEREATANQHTAKTQVPEKERGRFGWGRSRRKRQRYVEKNGRCNVQHGNMRETYRYLTDIFTTLVDLNWRCSLFVFVMAYATTWLFFGAIWYLIAYVRGDLEHLEDETWTPCVNNVNGFISAFLFSIETETTIGYGHRVITDQCPVGTMLLLLQAILGSMVNAFMVGCMFVKISQPNKRAETLVFSKHAVISLRDDRMCLMFRVGDLRSSHIVGANMRAKLIKSKQTQEGEFIPLDQTDISVGFETGDDRLFLVSPLVISHEIDVHSPFWDMSQGQLQKDDFEIVVILEGMVEATGMTCQARSSYLADEVQWGHRFSPMMSLAEGFFDIDYGAFHHTFEVATPTCSAHELSLAAARLEAHLYWSISSRLDEEPALTSQSGKQLDSGSANGKGGVGPTFIVGEITGIEEQSGPGELNGCVTTDQSESVA from the exons ATGGCCCTGGAGAACTCCGCCTTCACCTCACGCCCAgggtccctctctctgcccgcgacggagaagggggaggagcctgtggaTGAGGCTAAGGAGGTAACCACGGCCACTGGGGTGTTCAACGTGTCCGAAGAACTGGGACATGTAGTCACTACGGAGACAGCCCCACCCTCCGAGCCTCCCGTTAAGGTCAACCGATCGTTTCAGTCCAagctggcagagagggaggcaacaGCCAATCAGCACACAGCAAAGACTCAGgtgccagagaaagagaggggccgATTTGGCTGGG gCCGCAGCAGGCGCAAGCGCCAGCGCTACGTGGAGAAGAACGGCCGATGTAACGTGCAGCACGGGAACATGCGCGAAACCTACCGCTACCTGACCGACATCTTCACCACTCTGGTGGACCTCAACTGGCGCTGCTCACTGTTTGTCTTCGTCATGGCCTACGCCACCACCTGGCTCTTCTTTGGTGCCATATGGTACCTGATAGCGTATGTTAG GGGCGACCTGGAGCACCTGGAGGACGAGACGTGGACCCCCTGCGTCAACAACGTCAACGGCTTCATCTCTGCCTTCCTTTTCTCCATTGAGACCGAGACCACCATCGGCTACGGCCACCGCGTCATCACCGACCAGTGTCCAGTAGGCACCATGCTGTTACTGCTGCAGGCCATACTGGGATCCATGGTCAATGCCTTCATG GTGGGCTGCATGTTTGTGAAGATCTCCCAGCCCAATAAGCGTGCGGAGACGCTGGTCTTCTCCAAGCACGCCGTCATCTCCCTGAGGGACGACCGCATGTGCCTCATGTTCCGTGTAGGCGACCTCCGCAGCTCCCACATCGTGGGCGCCAACATGAGGGCCAAGCTCATCAAGTCCAAACAGACTCAGGAAG GTGAGTTTATCCCTCTGGACCAGACAGATATCAGTGTGGGTTTTGAGACAGGCGACGACCGGCTGTTCCTTGTATCGCCTTTGGTCATCTCCCACGAGATTGACGTCCACTCCCCCTTTTGGGACATGTCCCAGGGCCAGCTGCAGAAAGATGACTTTGAGATTGTGGTCATCCTGGAGGGCATGGTGGAAGCCACAG ggatgACCTGCCAAGCACGGAGCTCCTACCTAGCTGATGAGGTACAGTGGGGTCACAGGTTCAGCCCTATGATGTCTTTGGCCGAAGGCTTCTTTGACATTGACTACGGTGCCTTCCATCACACATTTGAG GTGGCCACACCTACCTGCTCAGCACACGAGCTCTCATTGGCCGCAGCTCGCTTGGAGGCTCACCTTTATTGGTCCATCTCCAGTAGGTTGGACGAAGAACCTGCTCTGACAAGCCAGTCAGGGAAGCAGCTAGACAGCGGCTCAGCCAATGGAAAAGGAGGGGTGGGGCCAACTTTTATTGTTGGGGAAATCACTGGAATTGAAGAGCAATCAGGACCAGGGGAGTTGAACGGCTGTGTCACCACTGACCAGTCAGAATCAGTGGCCTAA